In bacterium, the genomic stretch CGCGCACAATCTCCCGTCAGAACATCCGTCGGTCGAGTTTTCAATCGGACTGATCAAGGCCAAAGTGAGTGATCCAAACGTCTATGGCTGCGTGGCCGTCCAGGACGGCCGCATCGTTGGCAGCGTCTTCCTCAACACGTTTCCACCCGAGCCGGTCGCGGCCATCGGCCCGTTGACCGTTTTCCCCTCGGCCGAGGGACGCACCGGAAGACAGCTGATGGAGGCCGCGCTGACGGAGGCCCGCCGGCGTGGGCTCGAGCGCGTGCGGCTTGTCCAGTCTCCGAGCCATCTTCGTTCCCTCGTGCTCTACGCCAAACTGGGATTCACCGTTCGTGAACCGCTCATCCTGTTCCAGGGC encodes the following:
- a CDS encoding GNAT family N-acetyltransferase — its product is MAILVRQVLPEDADACGRAAYEAHTTVAAAHNLPSEHPSVEFSIGLIKAKVSDPNVYGCVAVQDGRIVGSVFLNTFPPEPVAAIGPLTVFPSAEGRTGRQLMEAALTEARRRGLERVRLVQSPSHLRSLVLYAKLGFTVREPLILFQGTPPAARLPSEHHVRPTTPDDLARCNTLCAGVHGFARDFE